A window from bacterium encodes these proteins:
- a CDS encoding long-chain fatty aldehyde decarbonylase: protein MGDSVTDLHRIEPEEFSREVHSFEYWFRSVEGYLSERPYGHRPDLKEPERTPEERERLISILSSYCVGELASLEGSSGLVAIAPNSDFRVFLATQAVDEARHLEVLRRRLADLGADCSEAALLDRAMPPLRAFRRRLHELIRARDWEAALLAQNVILEAMEFAAFQSHAEATDPITREILEGIIKDERRHIGFGENEIGRRLQETPHIRARLSQVRAELDPLVLQTFSDTLAAIGVDASEEQELGRRYLAAVDRLELRE, encoded by the coding sequence ATGGGAGACTCCGTCACCGATCTGCATCGCATCGAGCCCGAAGAGTTCTCTCGCGAGGTGCACTCATTCGAGTATTGGTTCCGCTCCGTAGAAGGCTACTTGAGCGAACGGCCCTACGGACATCGGCCCGATCTCAAAGAGCCCGAGCGCACACCGGAAGAGCGGGAGCGCTTGATCTCGATTCTCTCCAGCTATTGCGTGGGAGAGCTGGCTTCGCTGGAGGGATCCAGCGGTCTGGTCGCGATCGCTCCGAATTCGGATTTCCGTGTCTTCCTCGCGACTCAGGCCGTGGACGAGGCGCGGCATCTGGAGGTGTTGCGGCGGCGCCTGGCCGATCTGGGAGCGGACTGTAGCGAGGCGGCTCTGCTCGACCGGGCCATGCCTCCGCTGCGAGCGTTCCGACGGCGTCTGCACGAGTTGATCCGCGCGCGCGACTGGGAAGCGGCGCTCCTGGCGCAGAACGTGATTCTCGAGGCGATGGAGTTTGCGGCGTTTCAGTCGCACGCCGAGGCCACCGACCCGATCACGCGGGAAATCCTCGAAGGCATCATCAAGGACGAGCGTCGACACATCGGCTTTGGTGAAAACGAAATCGGTCGCAGGCTGCAGGAGACCCCGCACATTCGCGCACGCCTGAGCCAGGTTCGGGCTGAACTCGACCCCCTGGTTCTGCAGACTTTCTCTGACACTCTCGCGGCGATCGGTGTAGACGCCAGCGAAGAACAGGAACTCGGCCGCCGCTATCTGGCGGCTGTCGACCGGCTGGAGTTGCGCGAATGA